One segment of Panicum virgatum strain AP13 chromosome 3K, P.virgatum_v5, whole genome shotgun sequence DNA contains the following:
- the LOC120697856 gene encoding tubby-like F-box protein 10 isoform X1 — translation MAASLASGEVARRDGVAEVGTGAGAGTEEEEDRWVRLLPELVAEVVRRVEASGRERWPARRDLVSCASVCRRWREAAATVVRPLPESGKITFPASLKQPGPKDFPIQCFIKRNKNNSMFFLYLGLRNNLTVATDKGKFLMAAKRFRRGAHIEYIISLDADVLSQGNKAYVGKLRSDFWGTNFCCTHCRSDFWGTNFKIYDSQPPYDGAKVSSTRSIRRFGSRRISPQVSSGNFDVGQVSYKYNLLKSRGPRRMFCTMECPSVQETWENSLKVKSLRRTGTTVLRNKAPRWHEHLQCWCLNFHGRVTVASVKNFQLVATPDPGHPDSIGDEETVLLQFGKVDSDIFTMDYRQPLSAFQAFAICLSSFGTKLACE, via the exons ATGGCGGCGTCGCTTGCATCTGGGGAGGTGGCGAGGCGGGATGGGGTGGCGGAGGTGGGGacgggcgcgggggcggggacggaggaggaggaggacaggTGGGTGCGGCTGCTGCCGGAGCTGGTGGCGGAGGTGGTGCGGCGCGTTGAGGCGTCCGGCCGGgagcggtggccggcgcggagggacttggtgtcctgcgCCTCCGTCTGCAGGCGGTGGCGCGAGGCCGCCGCGACGGTCGTGCGGCCGCTGCCAGAGTCAGGGAAGATCACGTTCCCGGCCTCGCTCAAGCAG CCAGGGCCAAAAGACTTCCCGATCCAGTGCTTCATCAAGCGAAACAAGAACAACTCTATGTTCTTTCTCTACCTTGGGTTGAGAAACA ATCTGACGGTTGCCACGGACAAAGGGAAGTTTCTCATGGCTGCTAAAAGGTTTAGGCGGGGTGCTCATATAGAGTACATTATTTCTCTTGATGCTGATGTTCTGTCGCAAGGAAACAAGGCGTATGTGGGGAAATTGAG GTCTGATTTTTGGGGAACAAACTTCTGTTGCACACATTGCAGGTCTGATTTTTGGGGAACAAACTTCAAAATATATGACAGCCAGCCACCCTATGATGGTGCGAAGGTGTCAAGCACGCGATCTATTCGGCGTTTTGGAAGCAGGCGAATTAGTCCTCAAGTGTCATCAGGGAATTTTGATGTTGGACAGGTTTCCTACAAATACAACCTACTCAAATCCAGAGGGCCTAGGAGGATGTTTTGCACCATGGAGTGTCCATCAGTTCAAGAGACCTGGGAGAATTCCCTCAAGGTGAAGTCTCTAAGGCGAACGGGTACCACGGTCCTCAGAAACAAAGCCCCACGGTGGCACGAGCACTTGCAATGCTGGTGCTTGAACTTCCATGGGCGGGTGACAGTTGCATCTGTCAAGAATTTCCAGCTGGTGGCTACACCCGATCCGGGCCATCCTGATAGCATTGGGGATGAGGAAACCGTTCTCCTGCAGTTCGGGAAGGTTGATAGTGATATCTTCACTATGGATTATCGCCAGCCGCTCTCAGCATTTCAGGCGTTCGCCATCTGCCTTAGCAGCTTTGGTACAAAGCTAGCTTGTGAGTAA
- the LOC120697856 gene encoding tubby-like F-box protein 10 isoform X2 encodes MAASLASGEVARRDGVAEVGTGAGAGTEEEEDRWVRLLPELVAEVVRRVEASGRERWPARRDLVSCASVCRRWREAAATVVRPLPESGKITFPASLKQPGPKDFPIQCFIKRNKNNSMFFLYLGLRNNLTVATDKGKFLMAAKRFRRGAHIEYIISLDADVLSQGNKAYVGKLRSDFWGTNFKIYDSQPPYDGAKVSSTRSIRRFGSRRISPQVSSGNFDVGQVSYKYNLLKSRGPRRMFCTMECPSVQETWENSLKVKSLRRTGTTVLRNKAPRWHEHLQCWCLNFHGRVTVASVKNFQLVATPDPGHPDSIGDEETVLLQFGKVDSDIFTMDYRQPLSAFQAFAICLSSFGTKLACE; translated from the exons ATGGCGGCGTCGCTTGCATCTGGGGAGGTGGCGAGGCGGGATGGGGTGGCGGAGGTGGGGacgggcgcgggggcggggacggaggaggaggaggacaggTGGGTGCGGCTGCTGCCGGAGCTGGTGGCGGAGGTGGTGCGGCGCGTTGAGGCGTCCGGCCGGgagcggtggccggcgcggagggacttggtgtcctgcgCCTCCGTCTGCAGGCGGTGGCGCGAGGCCGCCGCGACGGTCGTGCGGCCGCTGCCAGAGTCAGGGAAGATCACGTTCCCGGCCTCGCTCAAGCAG CCAGGGCCAAAAGACTTCCCGATCCAGTGCTTCATCAAGCGAAACAAGAACAACTCTATGTTCTTTCTCTACCTTGGGTTGAGAAACA ATCTGACGGTTGCCACGGACAAAGGGAAGTTTCTCATGGCTGCTAAAAGGTTTAGGCGGGGTGCTCATATAGAGTACATTATTTCTCTTGATGCTGATGTTCTGTCGCAAGGAAACAAGGCGTATGTGGGGAAATTGAG GTCTGATTTTTGGGGAACAAACTTCAAAATATATGACAGCCAGCCACCCTATGATGGTGCGAAGGTGTCAAGCACGCGATCTATTCGGCGTTTTGGAAGCAGGCGAATTAGTCCTCAAGTGTCATCAGGGAATTTTGATGTTGGACAGGTTTCCTACAAATACAACCTACTCAAATCCAGAGGGCCTAGGAGGATGTTTTGCACCATGGAGTGTCCATCAGTTCAAGAGACCTGGGAGAATTCCCTCAAGGTGAAGTCTCTAAGGCGAACGGGTACCACGGTCCTCAGAAACAAAGCCCCACGGTGGCACGAGCACTTGCAATGCTGGTGCTTGAACTTCCATGGGCGGGTGACAGTTGCATCTGTCAAGAATTTCCAGCTGGTGGCTACACCCGATCCGGGCCATCCTGATAGCATTGGGGATGAGGAAACCGTTCTCCTGCAGTTCGGGAAGGTTGATAGTGATATCTTCACTATGGATTATCGCCAGCCGCTCTCAGCATTTCAGGCGTTCGCCATCTGCCTTAGCAGCTTTGGTACAAAGCTAGCTTGTGAGTAA
- the LOC120697858 gene encoding protein MALE DISCOVERER 2-like, producing MGAPSSFVLAVLTLLHSVSAMAGCSAADLPAAQPSHRRLLQDTNLAARPEANIPEPAAARVPSQGSGSFRAPKKVAPPAAAAGSSPHRPAPSKSHYLLTSMRWLYLIVLPAAGLLLLAGIACWLLPCRKSAVATIGPWKTGLSGQLQKAFVTGVPKLQRSELERACEDFSNIITCYPHYTVYKGTLSSGVEIAVVSTMITSSKEWSEHSESCFRKKIDTLSRINHKNFINLLGFCEEEEPFTRMMVLEYAANGTLYESLHAEDFEHIGWRGRMRIIMGLAYCIQHMHELNPPVAHPDLQSSSILLSEDGAAKIVDMSVWHELISKGKAPTDGELGPHHEQVSAALAGNVYSFGVLLLEIISGKLPDPAHDRSLVSLALECINNGDRSLVSLLDPTLNDHKEDELAIIGKVIHACIQSDPRNRPSMREITDRLRDAIGISPVAATPRLSPLWWAELEVLSTAEAG from the exons ATGGGTGCGCCGAGTTCTTTCGTGCTCGCCGTGTTGACCCTCCTCCACTCTGTTTCTGCCATGgccggctgctccgccgcggatCTGCCGGCGGCGCAGCCTAGCCACCGGAGGCTGCTCCAGGACACCAATCTCGCTGCGCGTCCGGAGGCAAATATTCCTGAGCCGGCTGCTGCTCGCGTTCCTTCTCAGGGGAGCGGCTCGTTTCGGGCACCGAAAAAGGTagcgccgccggctgctgctgctgggagttcTCCGCATCGCCCGGCCCCGTCCAAGTCCCATTATTTGTTGACATCCATGAGGTGGCTCTACTTGATTGTTCTTCCGGCGGCTGGCCTGCTGTTGCTTGCTGGAATAGCTTGTTGGCTTTTGCCATGCCGCAAGAGTGCGGTTGCAACCATAGGCCCTTGGAAGACGGGACTCAGTGGCCAGCTGCAGAAGGCATTCGTCACAG GAGTACCGAAATTGCAGAGATCGGAGCTGGAACGTGCCTGTGAGGACTTCAGCAACATTATAACATGTTATCCACACTACACTGTCTACAAGGGAACACTGTCATCTGGTGTTGAGATTGCTGTGGTATCCACTATGATTACATCAAGCAAGGAGTGGTCAGAGCATTCAGAGAGCTGTTTCAGGAAAAAG ATAGACACGCTGTCGCGAATAAACCATAAAAACTTCATCAACCTGCTTGGCTTTTGTGAGGAGGAGGAACCTTTCACCAGGATGATGGTGCTTGAATATGCAGCGAATGGGACACTTTATGAGAGTCTTCATG CTGAGGACTTTGAGCACATCGGTTGGCGAGGTAGGATGCGGATTATCATGGGGCTAGCATACTGCATCCAACACATGCATGAGCTCAATCCTCCAGTGGCACACCCTGACCTGCAGTCCAGTTCCATACTGCTCTCTGAAGATGGTGCTGCAAAG ATTGTTGACATGAGCGTTTGGCATGAACTGATTTCCAAAGGGAAAGCGCCGACAGACGGTGAGCTTGGCCCTCACCATGAACAAGTGTCTGCTGCCCTGGCTGGGAATGTATATAGCTTTGGCGTTCTACTTCTTGAAATCATCTCGGGGAAGCTTCCTGACCCTGCACACGACCGATCCCTCGTCAGCTTG GCTCTGGAGTGCATTAACAACGGTGACCGGAGTTTAGTCTCTCTGCTTGATCCTACACTAAATGATCACAAGGAAGATGAGCTAGCGATCATCGGCAAGGTGATCCACGCTTGCATCCAGAGCGATCCGAGAAACAGGCCGAGCATGAGGGAGATCACTGACAGGCTGAGGGATGCCATAGGCATCTCGCCGGTCGCTGCGACGCCGAGGCTGTCTCCGCTCTGGTGGGCAGAGCTGGAGGTCCTTTCGACCGCGGAAGCAGGCTAA